The uncultured Roseibium sp. genome contains a region encoding:
- a CDS encoding 3-hydroxyacyl-CoA dehydrogenase codes for MKIENAIAAVTGGGSGLGAATARELARKGARVALLDIGVDQAKQVAEEIGGIAVKCDVTSEADVTTALDTVEKELGVPRILVNCAGIGGARRVVSKDGPHPLDMFKKIIEVNLIGTFNVTRLVADRTQKLDPLEGDERGIVINTASCAAFEGQIGQCAYSASKGGIAAMTLPIARDLSRAGIRVMTIAPGIFYTPMLGELPEETRDSLGAQVPFPSRLGDPAEYASLACHIVENQFLNGETIRLDGAIRMAPR; via the coding sequence ATGAAAATCGAAAACGCCATCGCCGCCGTCACCGGCGGCGGGTCCGGCCTCGGTGCCGCGACCGCCCGTGAACTGGCAAGAAAAGGCGCCCGCGTCGCGCTCCTCGACATCGGCGTCGATCAGGCAAAGCAGGTCGCAGAGGAAATCGGCGGAATTGCCGTGAAGTGCGACGTTACCAGTGAGGCGGACGTTACCACAGCCCTAGATACGGTCGAAAAGGAGCTGGGCGTCCCCCGCATCCTGGTCAATTGCGCGGGCATCGGCGGCGCCCGCCGGGTGGTCTCCAAGGACGGCCCCCATCCGTTGGACATGTTCAAGAAGATCATCGAGGTCAACCTGATCGGCACCTTCAACGTCACCCGCCTTGTTGCCGACCGGACCCAGAAGCTCGATCCGCTGGAAGGCGACGAACGCGGGATCGTGATCAACACCGCCTCCTGCGCGGCCTTCGAGGGCCAGATCGGCCAGTGCGCCTATTCGGCCTCCAAAGGCGGTATCGCGGCCATGACCCTGCCGATCGCCCGTGACCTGTCGCGCGCCGGAATCCGGGTCATGACAATCGCGCCGGGCATCTTCTACACGCCGATGCTGGGCGAGTTGCCGGAAGAAACCCGCGACTCGCTCGGCGCCCAGGTTCCCTTCCCGTCACGACTAGGCGATCCGGCAGAATACGCCTCACTTGCCTGCCACATCGTGGAAAACCAGTTCCTGAACGGCGAGACCATCCGACTCGACGGCGCCATCCGCATGGCGCCGCGGTAA
- a CDS encoding MarR family winged helix-turn-helix transcriptional regulator codes for MLETTDQDDLVAEAGPETLRFGQQEQAAGFVLRIAQLAAFDRFFKLFPVDGIKISEYCALVGIAENPGVRQGVLADFLKIKWSNMTKLVRSLEDMELIGRRIPPNDRRSVELYVTEKGHKLIKDVGPLMSDADRKAVSMLSDEEHAQLLMLLRKVAGWPQAEAAGEAANK; via the coding sequence ATGCTTGAGACAACCGACCAGGACGATCTTGTCGCCGAAGCAGGTCCCGAGACATTGCGTTTCGGCCAGCAGGAGCAGGCAGCCGGTTTCGTGTTGCGCATAGCGCAGCTCGCCGCCTTCGATCGGTTCTTCAAGTTGTTTCCGGTCGATGGCATCAAGATCTCCGAATATTGCGCCCTGGTCGGCATCGCGGAAAATCCGGGCGTGCGCCAGGGCGTGCTCGCCGACTTCCTGAAAATCAAATGGTCAAACATGACCAAGCTGGTACGTTCGCTGGAAGACATGGAGCTCATCGGCCGCAGGATCCCGCCCAACGACCGTCGCTCGGTGGAACTCTATGTCACCGAGAAAGGGCACAAGCTGATCAAGGATGTCGGACCGCTGATGAGCGACGCGGACCGGAAGGCCGTTTCGATGCTTTCCGACGAGGAACACGCGCAGCTTTTGATGCTGCTCAGAAAAGTGGCCGGCTGGCCGCAAGCCGAAGCGGCAGGGGAGGCCGCAAACAAATGA
- a CDS encoding C4-dicarboxylate TRAP transporter substrate-binding protein: MKSTLKALALVSALAMTAGVADARELRVAPAAPPAHPANGVMYENFIKYLPEESGGDLTGTMIGPEVVNLLQMKDALQSQVVEVGNLLPLYFPADLPMMSVTGQLSLIGTNSQAMGAAMTEFIVNCAPCQDEMKKLGMVFLGSGASDGYEFLTTKPIHNAEDLKGLRLRSGGAPWARLAEHFGATPVQMSVFDQFEAISAGAIDGTMASIGDMLAFRLVEVVKDVTFAPIGMYMSTSNFTVSKATWDSLSADERAAMTRAANRANADFTNRWGSELPKIAEEAAKKKGINLIEADPEFVQQIKDFIKADIKTAGEYSQKEFGIQDAPEQIEVFLKLVDKWTAIAEEENSDPQAMAKRVYDEVWSKVDYSTYGD, from the coding sequence ATGAAATCGACTTTGAAAGCCCTTGCGCTCGTTTCGGCGCTGGCAATGACAGCAGGCGTCGCCGACGCCCGTGAACTGCGCGTTGCGCCTGCCGCGCCGCCGGCCCACCCGGCCAACGGCGTGATGTATGAAAACTTCATCAAGTACCTGCCCGAGGAATCCGGCGGCGACCTGACCGGCACGATGATCGGTCCGGAAGTGGTGAACCTTCTTCAGATGAAGGACGCCCTGCAGAGCCAGGTCGTCGAGGTCGGCAACCTGTTGCCGCTCTATTTCCCGGCGGATCTGCCGATGATGTCGGTCACCGGGCAGCTGTCCCTGATCGGTACCAATTCGCAGGCCATGGGTGCCGCGATGACCGAATTCATCGTCAACTGCGCTCCGTGCCAGGACGAGATGAAAAAGCTGGGCATGGTCTTTCTGGGTTCCGGCGCATCGGACGGCTATGAATTCCTGACCACCAAGCCGATCCACAATGCGGAAGACCTCAAGGGGCTGCGTCTGCGCTCCGGCGGGGCACCTTGGGCCCGTCTGGCCGAACACTTCGGTGCGACCCCGGTTCAGATGTCCGTTTTCGACCAGTTCGAGGCCATCAGCGCCGGTGCGATCGACGGCACCATGGCGTCCATCGGCGACATGCTTGCCTTCCGTCTGGTCGAAGTGGTCAAGGACGTGACCTTCGCGCCGATCGGCATGTATATGTCGACCTCCAACTTCACCGTTTCCAAGGCAACCTGGGACAGCCTGTCGGCTGATGAGCGGGCAGCCATGACCCGTGCGGCCAACCGGGCGAACGCCGACTTCACCAATCGCTGGGGGTCCGAACTGCCCAAGATTGCCGAAGAAGCCGCCAAGAAGAAGGGCATCAACCTGATCGAAGCGGATCCGGAGTTCGTTCAGCAGATCAAGGACTTCATCAAGGCAGACATCAAGACGGCCGGCGAATACTCCCAGAAGGAATTCGGTATTCAGGATGCTCCGGAGCAGATCGAAGTGTTCCTGAAGCTGGTCGACAAGTGGACGGCCATCGCCGAAGAGGAAAACAGCGATCCGCAGGCCATGGCCAAGCGCGTCTATGACGAAGTCTGGTCCAAGGTCGATTACAGCACCTACGGTGACTGA
- a CDS encoding feruloyl-CoA synthase codes for MQNSGAKTAHLSDVPMRPIDVWKPELDVRVTDDGVMYIEQTKPLPPYPDRITEPLLAFAERHPDKTLFAQRDEDDNWRRLTYGDAVAKIRALGQFLLDARLSAERPLAILSGNDIEHALLTLAAIHVGIPSAAISPAYSLVSQDFARLKEVFATINPGLIYAADEQLFAKAIAAVAGPDLKTIFGKNAPSPAQDFKTALETEPTTAVDEAFAKVTPDTVAKFLFTSGSTGSPKAVINTHRMICSNQIMARETFAYFKDEPPILLSWAPWHHTAAGNKEFFIPIFNGGTFYIDDGNPTPKGVEKTVRNLKDVSTTWYFNVPKGYEALIPHLDRDEQLRTTFFKDLKMLWYAGAAMAQHTWDDLERLSALTLDHKVLLATGLGATETAPGCLFCTWPVTTAGNVGLPCFGVQLKLVPLDGKLDARVKGPNITPGYWNAPELTAKAFDEEGYYCFGDALRLADPDDISAGFFFDGRTAENFKLDTGTWVSTGALRTGFINHFGPLVNDIAIAGADQPYLSALVFPNFHELHSISGLGPDALPHVLFTHPAVIAEYQDKLRSLAKKATGSSTLIRKIVLMYPPLSLDAGEITDKGSVNQRKVLQLRAKTVEAIYNDTAETISI; via the coding sequence ATGCAGAATTCAGGCGCGAAGACCGCGCATCTGTCAGACGTACCCATGCGCCCGATCGACGTGTGGAAACCTGAACTCGATGTTCGGGTCACCGATGACGGGGTCATGTATATCGAGCAAACGAAGCCGCTTCCGCCCTATCCGGACCGGATTACCGAACCGTTGCTCGCCTTTGCCGAACGTCACCCGGACAAGACGCTGTTCGCCCAGCGTGACGAGGACGACAACTGGCGTCGCCTGACCTACGGCGATGCGGTCGCCAAGATCCGCGCGCTCGGCCAGTTCCTGCTCGATGCCCGCCTTTCGGCCGAACGACCGCTCGCGATCCTGTCCGGCAACGACATCGAACATGCGCTGCTGACGCTTGCCGCCATTCACGTGGGCATTCCTTCAGCCGCCATCTCCCCCGCCTATTCGCTGGTATCCCAGGACTTCGCCCGGCTGAAGGAGGTCTTTGCCACCATCAACCCCGGCCTGATCTATGCGGCCGACGAACAGCTGTTCGCCAAGGCAATCGCTGCAGTCGCAGGACCGGACCTGAAAACGATCTTCGGCAAAAACGCTCCCTCTCCGGCGCAGGACTTCAAAACCGCCCTTGAAACGGAACCGACGACCGCCGTCGACGAGGCCTTTGCGAAGGTCACGCCGGATACGGTCGCGAAATTCCTGTTCACGTCCGGTTCCACAGGCAGCCCGAAGGCCGTGATCAACACGCACCGAATGATCTGCTCGAACCAGATCATGGCGCGCGAAACTTTTGCCTATTTCAAGGACGAGCCGCCGATCCTTCTGTCCTGGGCTCCCTGGCACCACACGGCCGCCGGGAACAAGGAATTCTTTATCCCGATCTTCAACGGCGGCACGTTCTATATCGACGACGGCAATCCGACCCCGAAAGGCGTCGAGAAAACCGTCCGGAACCTCAAGGACGTGTCGACAACCTGGTACTTCAACGTGCCGAAGGGCTACGAGGCGCTGATCCCGCATCTGGATCGGGACGAACAGCTTCGCACCACCTTCTTCAAGGATCTGAAGATGCTGTGGTACGCGGGTGCCGCCATGGCCCAGCACACCTGGGACGATCTGGAGCGGCTTTCCGCGCTGACCCTCGACCATAAAGTCCTGCTGGCGACAGGCCTGGGCGCGACCGAAACGGCGCCGGGCTGCCTGTTCTGCACCTGGCCGGTAACGACAGCCGGCAACGTCGGCCTGCCCTGCTTCGGCGTCCAGCTCAAGCTGGTTCCGCTCGACGGCAAGCTGGATGCGCGGGTCAAGGGACCGAACATCACGCCGGGCTACTGGAACGCGCCGGAGTTGACCGCAAAGGCGTTCGACGAGGAAGGCTATTATTGCTTCGGGGACGCCCTGCGCCTCGCCGATCCGGACGACATTAGCGCCGGTTTCTTCTTCGATGGCCGGACCGCGGAAAACTTCAAGCTGGATACGGGCACCTGGGTGTCGACGGGCGCGCTGCGCACCGGTTTCATCAACCATTTCGGGCCGTTGGTGAATGACATCGCCATTGCCGGCGCCGATCAGCCGTATCTGTCTGCGCTCGTTTTTCCCAATTTCCACGAACTGCACAGCATCAGTGGTCTGGGTCCGGACGCCCTGCCCCATGTCCTGTTCACCCATCCGGCCGTGATCGCCGAATACCAGGACAAGCTGCGGTCGCTTGCCAAGAAGGCCACCGGCTCGTCGACGCTGATCCGGAAGATTGTGCTGATGTATCCGCCGCTTTCGCTCGATGCAGGCGAAATCACGGACAAGGGCTCGGTGAACCAGCGCAAGGTTCTGCAGCTGCGCGCGAAAACCGTCGAAGCCATCTACAACGACACCGCCGAAACGATCTCCATCTGA
- a CDS encoding amidohydrolase family protein has translation MNLDELVAIDIHTHAEEPCCGPRDDGYDEFQAGMAKYFKNPAGAKGMLPTVPETAAYYRERKIACVIFPVDAERETGFRRYKNEEVAEIAAENSDIMIPFASIDPAKGKAGAREARRLVRDFGVRGFKFHPTMQGFYPNDRNAYVLYEAIAEEGAITLFHTGQTGVGAGMPGGMGMRLKYSNPMYLDDVAADFPDMPIILAHPSFPWQEEALSVATHKPNVYIDLSGWSPKYFPKILVQYANSILKKKMLFGSDWPAITPDRWLSDFEQLEIKPEVRPLIMKENARRLLNM, from the coding sequence ATGAATCTGGACGAACTCGTAGCCATCGATATTCACACCCACGCCGAGGAACCCTGCTGTGGTCCGCGCGATGACGGGTACGATGAATTCCAGGCCGGCATGGCGAAGTACTTCAAGAACCCGGCCGGCGCCAAGGGCATGCTGCCGACGGTTCCCGAAACCGCTGCTTATTACCGCGAGCGCAAGATCGCCTGTGTGATCTTTCCCGTGGATGCGGAGCGCGAAACCGGCTTCCGCCGCTACAAGAACGAGGAAGTCGCCGAAATTGCCGCCGAAAACAGCGACATCATGATCCCCTTTGCCTCGATTGATCCGGCGAAGGGCAAGGCCGGTGCGCGCGAAGCCCGGCGGCTGGTCCGGGATTTCGGCGTACGTGGCTTCAAGTTCCATCCGACCATGCAGGGGTTCTACCCCAACGACCGCAACGCCTATGTGCTTTACGAAGCAATCGCAGAGGAAGGCGCGATCACCCTGTTTCATACCGGTCAGACCGGTGTGGGAGCCGGCATGCCCGGGGGCATGGGCATGCGCCTGAAATATTCCAACCCGATGTATCTGGATGACGTCGCCGCGGATTTCCCGGACATGCCGATCATCCTCGCCCATCCGTCCTTCCCCTGGCAGGAAGAGGCGTTGTCGGTCGCGACCCACAAGCCGAACGTCTATATCGACTTGTCCGGCTGGTCGCCCAAGTATTTCCCGAAGATCCTGGTCCAATACGCCAATTCGATCCTGAAGAAGAAGATGCTTTTCGGGTCGGACTGGCCGGCGATCACGCCGGACCGTTGGCTGTCGGACTTCGAGCAACTGGAAATCAAGCCTGAGGTTCGTCCCCTCATCATGAAGGAAAATGCCCGCAGGCTTTTGAATATGTAG
- a CDS encoding crotonase/enoyl-CoA hydratase family protein, translated as MAFVEYELQGDVAILRLNRPDKRNAMSDAMVADLGVVVDRANTEAKAAVIAGNGKHFCAGLDLAEHSEKTVMEGVAGSRAWHAVFSRIQHGQIPFVSALHGAVVGGGLELASNTHIRVADPETYFALPEGQRGIFVGGSGSVNITRLMGVARMMDLMLTGRVLSVEEAERCNVVSYISESGKAFDKALELAQKIATNAPLTNYLVINGLQRIHDSGYDEGLFFESMVASMTQTTPEAQARLREFLEKKAKRLDIPTDS; from the coding sequence ATGGCGTTTGTGGAATATGAGCTGCAAGGCGATGTCGCGATTCTGCGGCTCAACCGTCCCGACAAGCGGAATGCGATGAGCGATGCCATGGTCGCGGATCTGGGCGTCGTGGTGGACCGTGCCAATACGGAAGCCAAGGCTGCGGTGATTGCCGGTAACGGCAAGCATTTTTGCGCTGGTCTCGACCTTGCGGAACATTCCGAGAAGACCGTCATGGAAGGCGTCGCCGGCTCCCGGGCGTGGCACGCGGTGTTTTCCCGTATCCAGCATGGCCAGATCCCGTTTGTTTCCGCGCTGCATGGGGCGGTGGTCGGCGGTGGCCTGGAGCTTGCCTCCAATACCCATATCCGCGTGGCCGATCCGGAAACCTATTTTGCCCTGCCTGAGGGGCAGCGCGGCATTTTCGTCGGCGGCAGCGGTTCGGTGAATATCACTCGTCTGATGGGCGTGGCCCGTATGATGGACCTGATGCTGACCGGGCGCGTGCTTTCGGTGGAGGAAGCCGAGCGCTGCAACGTGGTCAGCTATATCTCGGAATCGGGGAAGGCCTTCGACAAGGCGCTGGAACTGGCCCAAAAGATCGCCACCAACGCGCCGTTGACCAATTATCTGGTCATCAACGGCCTGCAGCGCATCCACGACAGTGGTTACGACGAGGGGCTGTTCTTTGAATCCATGGTCGCGTCGATGACACAAACGACGCCGGAAGCGCAGGCGCGATTGAGAGAGTTTCTCGAAAAGAAAGCCAAACGACTGGATATTCCGACAGATAGCTGA